A genomic region of Gossypium hirsutum isolate 1008001.06 chromosome D01, Gossypium_hirsutum_v2.1, whole genome shotgun sequence contains the following coding sequences:
- the LOC107939202 gene encoding uncharacterized protein, which produces MAPEDQTQRCSNNSNTSGGNNNIIGRSSKKQRPKKVPQRGLGVAQLEKIRLEEQQKKDPGASLILPLIPSFHPPNHSSSSSSSSSSSIADVSPPPTSFFRPQNIDGNTSAAVPLTSSVNGHKFWGSCCEFNIEKGCPGLDPGWIFRTNLSLPYESESIWSLPSLTQRGQPFHQHQPPPPMMNLSSRTSSSTSVMNIQTEPPSNQKYYKKYTPLLPEEEKVIGMKRPYPFSLDNAPGPPLHTKYPPIVHSIYGQIETTSSTKDTTFNFEPDASNFSSKEGPSCSTSNGVFTRDFLTLGPPATTSMCSTSKSKHPPSNPISYELPDLDSLAYHQASFGDSIMKQGGGGFTQHRPYYSFFPPAMAQIEGAKTVTTANCKSGEVAGHVDLNLKL; this is translated from the exons ATGGCACCAGAAGATCAAACCCAGAGATGTAGCAACAATAGTAACACCAGCGGTGGAAACAACAATATTATTGGTAGGTCTTCTAAGAAGCAAAGGCCTAAAAAAGTACCCCAAAGAGGGCTTGGTGTGGCACAGCTTGAAAAGATAAGATTAGAAGAACAACAAAAGAAAGATCCAGGAGCATCTTTGATTCTGCCACTAATCCCAAGTTTCCATCCCCCAAAtcactcttcttcttcttcttcctcatcttcttcttcaattGCTGATGTTTCACCCCCTCCGACTTCGTTCTTTAGGCCTCAAAACATTGATGGAAACACTAGTGCTGCTGTTCCATTGACAAGTAGTGTTAATGGACATAAGTTTTGGGGTTCTTGTTGTGAGTTCAACATTGAAAAAGGGTGTCCTGGATTGGATCCTGGTTGGATTTTTAGGACCAATTTGAGTTTGCCTTATGAATCTGAATCTATTTGGTCTTTGCCTAGTTTGACGCAAAGGGGACAACCTTTTCACCAACATCAACCTCCTCCTCCAATG ATGAATTTGTCATCAAGAACTTCATCATCAACATCTGTAATGAATATTCAGACGGAGCCCCCTTCAAACCAAAAGTACTATAAAAAGTATACGCCTTTATTGCCTGAAGAGGagaag GTGATTGGCATGAAGAGACCATATCCTTTCTCACTAGACAATGCTCCAGGCCCCCCTCTTCACACCAAATATCCTCCCATTGTTCATTCCATCTATGGACAAATTGAAACTACATCAAGTACCAAAGATACCACATTCAATTTCGAACCCGACGCCTCGAATTTCAG TTCCAAGGAAGGGCCTTCGTGTTCGACCTCGAACGGCGTTTTCACCCGAGATTTCCTCACATTAGGCCCTCCTGCAACCACATCAATGTGTTCAACGTCAAAATCTAAGCACCCTCCATCAAATCCGATCTCTTACGAGTTGCCGGACCTCGACTCATTAGCTTACCACCAA GCAAGctttggagattcaattatgaagCAAGGTGGTGGCGGGTTCACTCAACATCGACCTTACTATAGCTTCTTTCCACCGGCAATGGCGCAAATCGAGGGAGCAAAAACAGTAACAACGGCTAATTGTAAAAGTGGAGAAGTTGCTGGACATGTTGATCTCAATTTAAAGCTATAA
- the LOC107939201 gene encoding sodium/calcium exchanger NCL — MTSKHFLFLFFFIFCFSSFPSHARFIPGRPSPTGLVSDGISTVKNLPYLLLKPPVSAEESCEQSYGFLPCTTTVLGNMFLIIVYGYLMYLAATYLSYGSELLLEILGPGIVGGLFLPMLGALPDAMLILVSGLSGTAETAQSQVSVGMGLLAGSTVMLLTVIWGSCIIVGRCDLHDSVAIDGTNTKGFNLKESGVSTDIWTCYAARIMAISVIPFLIVQLPQALSSTSGRHLAVLIALIISLLMLISYCVYQVFQPWIQRRRIAFAKHKHVISGILRHLKKHALGRLLTDDGEPDTEIIRKLFETMDENHDGGLSPSELRALIIGIRFEEIDLDQDDAVSKVIADFDTSRDNLVQEDEFVEGIMKWINEAKQTGGAYLESNAGTFKFIDHFHQQTKREHALLGSEEQSDEVVENVENPRWISIKAVLMLLLGTLIAAAFADPLVDAVDNFSEATSIPSFFISFIALPLATNSSEAVSAIIFASRKKQRTASLTFSELYGAVTMNNVLCLSVFLALVYVRGLTWDFSSEVLVILIVCVVMGAFASFRTTFPLWTCSVAYILYPFSLGLVYVLDYVFGWS, encoded by the exons ATGACTTCCAAACATTTCCTGTTcctttttttcttcatcttctgtTTCTCATCGTTTCCATCTCACGCTCGCTTCATCCCCGGCCGTCCATCCCCAACAGGTCTCGTTTCCGATGGGATTTCCACTGTCAAAAACCTACCTTACCTCCTCCTTAAACCTCCGGTTTCAGCTGAGGAGTCGTGCGAACAGTCGTATGGGTTCTTACCCTGCACCACGACAGTCCTGGGGAACATGTTTTTGATCATTGTTTATGGATACCTCATGTATTTGGCTGCTACGTACTTGTCCTATGGAAGTGAGCTTTTGCTTGAGATCCTCGGTCCCGGTATTGTTGGAGGATTGTTCTTGCCTATGCTTGGAGCTCTTCCCGATGCAATGCTTATTCTCG TGTCCGGACTTTCCGGAACTGCCGAAACTGCTCAAAGCCAGGTCTCGGTCGGAATGGGGTTGCTAGCGGGGTCTACTGTCATGCTTCTCACGGTGATATGGGGATCCTGCATTATCGTCGGCAGGTGTGATCTTCATGATTCGGTTGCGATCGATGGAACAAACACGAAAGGTTTTAACTTAAAAG AGTCCGGTGTCAGTACCGATATTTGGACATGCTATGCTGCAAGAATAATGGCTATATCAGTTATCCCTTTTCTTATTGTTCAACTACCACAAGCTTTAAGTTCGACTTCGGGACGACACCTAGCCGTTTTGATTGCGCTTATCATATCGCTCTTGATGTTGATTTCTTATTGCGTTTATCAG GTCTTTCAGCCTTGGATCCAGAGAAGACGAATCGCTTTCGCGAAGCACAAACATGTCATATCGGGAATTTTAAGGCACTTGAAAAAGCATGCTCTGGGAAGGCTTCTTACTGATGATGGTGAACCTGATACAGAGATCATAAGGAA GTTGTTCGAGACGATGGATGAGAATCATGACGGTGGTCTTTCTCCTTCCGAACTGAGAGCGTTGATTATAGGAATCCGATTTGAAGAGATCGACTTGGATCAGGACGATGCCGTGAGTAAAGTAATTGCCGATTTCGATACCTCCCGTGACAATCTTGTACAGGAGGATGAGTTTGTAGAAGGAATCATGAAATGGATTAATGAGGCAAAGCAAACCGGCGGTGCTTATCTCGAATCTAATGCCGGAACGTTTAAGTTTATAGACCATTTTCACCAG CAAACGAAGAGAGAACATGCTCTGTTAGGATCGGAGGAACAAAGCGATGAGGTCGTCGAGAATGTTGAAAACCCTCGATGGATCTCGATCAAAGCAGTACTAATGTTATTGCTAGGTACCCTTATCGCAGCTGCCTTTGCAGATCCACTTGTAGACGCGGTCGATAACTTCTCCGAAGCGACAAGCATTCCATCTTTTTTCATCTCATTCATCGCATTGCCATTAGCTACCAATTCGAGTGAAGCCGTATCGGCTATCATCTTTGCCTCACGCAAGAAGCAGAGGACTGCATCTTTAACATTTTCCGAG CTTTATGGGGCGGTAACGATGAATAACGTCCTCTGCTTATCGGTTTTCTTGGCGCTCGTTTACGTAAGGGGTCTAACATGGGATTTCTCGTCTGAGGTGTTGGTGATTCTTATCGTTTGCGTCGTGATGGGCGCATTCGCCAGTTTCCGAACCACATTCCCGCTTTGGACATGTTCGGTTGCATACATCCTTTATCCGTTCTCGTTGGGGCTCGTATATGTTCTCGATTACGTCTTCGGCTGGTCGTAG
- the LOC107939205 gene encoding basic leucine zipper 61: protein MAQLPPKIPNMTQNWPSFPHQRLPTMANFISTTANTATMNASHHHQPSWVDEFLDFSSARRGAHRRSISDSIAFLEQPLVEECRDSNTNHNNNAMITETNVFDRLDDEQLMSMFSDDVAITMAAAPTLSSSNPSTPTSDQNSNNDEKPVPSLDLQQPKNEPGEVESSCKPEPQAAQPPSTSNGDPIVDPKRVKRILANRQSAQRSRVRKLQYISELERSVTTLQTEVSALSPRVAFLDHQRLILNVDNSALKQRIAALAQDKIFKDAHQEALKKEIERLRQVYQQQQILKKMNSNNSNNHHAPPQQQPSQPQQTKKEEQL, encoded by the exons ATGGCACAATTACCTCCAAAAATACCCAACATGACCCAGAATTGGCCTTCTTTTCCACATCAAAGATTGCCTACAATGGCAAACTTCATTTCCACCACTGCCAACACCGCCACTATGAATGCCTCCCACCACCACCAGCCTTCTTGGGTCGACGAGTTCCTCGACTTCTCCTCCGCACGCCGCGGGGCCCACCGCCGTTCCATTAGCGACTCCATCGCTTTCCTCGAGCAACCATTGGTGGAGGAATGCAGGGACTCCAACACCAACCACAACAACAATGCCATGATAACGGAAACCAATGTGTTCGATCGTCTCGACGACGAACAGCTCATGTCCATGTTCTCCGACGACGTAGCCATCACCATGGCTGCTGCACCGACGTTATCCTCGTCCAACCCTTCCACTCCGACGTCCGACCAAAACAGCAACAATGACGAGAAACCAGTGCCGTCCCTGGATCTGCAGCAGCCCAAGAACGAACCAGGAGAAGTGGAGAGCTCATGCAAACCTGAACCACAAGCTGCTCAACCTCCATCAACCTCCAATGGCGACCCCATCGTTGATCCCAAAAGGGTTAAGAG AATTCTGGCAAACCGGCAATCAGCACAAAGATCAAGAGTTAGAAAGCTGCAATATATTTCTGAACTTGAAAGGAGCGTCACAACATTACAG ACTGAAGTATCAGCATTATCACCAAGGGTTGCATTCTTGGATCATCAAAGATTGATTCTCAATGTTGACAATAGTGCTTTGAAGCAAAGAATTGCAGCTTTGGCTCAAGACAAGATTTTCAAAGATG CTCATCAAGAAGCACTGAAGAAGGAAATTGAAAGGCTAAGGCAAGTGTACCAGCAACAACAAATCCTCAAGAAAATGAACAGCAACAATAGCAACAACCACCATGCACCACCACAACAACAACCATCACAGCCGCAGCAGACGAAGAAAGAAGAACAACTATAA